GCCCAGACCATACTCGTCGAGCTTGAGTCGAGTTCCGGTGAAGCTATCGGTCTCGACGACGTCGGCGCCCGCCTCGAGATAGGATTCGTGAATGGTGCGAACGACGTCGGGACGCGTGAGCGCGAGCACCTCGTTGCAGCCTCGATAGGCGGCACCACCGAAATCCTCGGCGCAAAGATCCAGCGCCATCAGCTGCGTGCCCATGGCGCCGTCGAAGATCGCGACGCGCCGCTCGAGCAGGCGCAAAAACTCAGATGACAGCGCGAATCTCCCCGGCGGGACGTCCGGCCCGATTATACACGGAAGGGGTCGCGAAACGAGCAAGTTGGGTCACTTTCTCCTCGTCCAGTACGCCGAGATGCTGGAGGACCCCAATGGTCGACGGGCCGCGCGCTCGCGACGCGCCGTCGAGGACCTTCGAGACGTAACCGTAGCCTTGCGTGATCGCGGCGACGCCGTGCACGCCCTCTGCCCCGGCTTTCGAGGCGATCGTACCGTCGCCGGCAATCATCAGTTCCGTATCGATCTGTGCGCTGCCCGCGACGTACTGCGGATTGGTGACCATTGCATCGCGAACGACGCGCAGCGCCGCCGCATCCTCCGGAGCGATACCGATGAGGGTAGCGAACCGCGCGAACGAAAGCGCGGCGCGATGCAAACTCGTCGCATAGGCGGGAATTCCGCAACCGTCGACGGCGACGGGCCAGCTGCCGGCATCGTCGTCGGAGAGCCGTGCGCAAAAATCGAGAATCCGTCGTTGCGCCGGATTCTCCGCGCTCAAGTAGGTAGCGGGATCCGCGCCGATCACCCGGCACAGGGCGAGAATTCCGGCATGCTTCCCCGAACAGTTGTTGTGCAGCGGGGTGGGCTCTTCGCCGTTCCGGAGCAGTGTTTTCGCGGCCGCATCGTCGTAGGGAAGATGAGCCCCGCATTGCAGCGCCTCGGGCTCCATGCCAATCTTGCGAAGAATCGAGCGCACTGCCTGGAGGTGAATAGGCTGACCCGAATGCGATGCGGCCATCACGGCAATTTCTCGCGAATCAAAATCGAAGGCGCGATCCACGCCGGCTTCCACCGCGGCCGCAGCGATGAACGGTTTTGCGGTAGATCGCAGGTAGACGGGCGAGTGCACGTCGCCGGCGCGAAGGAGAAAGTTCCCGTCGCCGTCGACCGCGCACGCAGCAACGCGATGAATCGACTCGACGAGATCGCCGCGCGTTACTTCGACCAGTATTTCCGGGCGCTCGATCAAACGAGCGCTGGTTCGACGATAGTCGCTTCCTGCTCGGCGAAGACGGGATTGCTGAGATATCGTTCGCCGGTATCGCACGCAATCGTCACGATGGTCTTTCCTCTCGATTCTGGGCGCGCCGCGATCTGCAGCCCCGTCCAGACGTTCGCCCCGGTTGAGATTCCTACAAGCATGCCTTCTTCGCGCGCGAGGCGCCGCGCCGTTGCGATGGCGTCGGCATCCGTCACCCGAACGACCTCATCATAAATCGCTGTGTTGAGGACTTTGGGAACGAAGCCGGCGCCGGTGCCCTGAATCTTATGCG
This Candidatus Eremiobacterota bacterium DNA region includes the following protein-coding sequences:
- a CDS encoding asparaginase, which codes for MIERPEILVEVTRGDLVESIHRVAACAVDGDGNFLLRAGDVHSPVYLRSTAKPFIAAAAVEAGVDRAFDFDSREIAVMAASHSGQPIHLQAVRSILRKIGMEPEALQCGAHLPYDDAAAKTLLRNGEEPTPLHNNCSGKHAGILALCRVIGADPATYLSAENPAQRRILDFCARLSDDDAGSWPVAVDGCGIPAYATSLHRAALSFARFATLIGIAPEDAAALRVVRDAMVTNPQYVAGSAQIDTELMIAGDGTIASKAGAEGVHGVAAITQGYGYVSKVLDGASRARGPSTIGVLQHLGVLDEEKVTQLARFATPSVYNRAGRPAGEIRAVI